The following proteins are encoded in a genomic region of Labeo rohita strain BAU-BD-2019 chromosome 5, IGBB_LRoh.1.0, whole genome shotgun sequence:
- the rnf214 gene encoding uncharacterized protein rnf214 isoform X2: MHHVLSKTDKTFKLEVKYISAVKGRGLFAKGTICKGDFVVEYRGDIINEAELQRRKKRYHTSSAAFMFEFKWRTNTWCIDASREDGSFGRIVNDDHKHPNCKMEKIDVNGKPHLCLFALNDIKEGEEITYDYGVEDYPWRTQTTSIAANTREEGEEGKKAIIKDKDLQDSDDIFDSTPGSSDFYFTDTTSESDCDSDASLTPNQTKLQLLYDQLDVDDSGSASSLDCDTTPDKKHSLASEASATEEPCSSQSAIDGVVVSAYQKKGVNRVYNKRHYCLYCSKPYAKMARHLESSHAKESDVAKALSFPKSSKERKKQLDYIRNRGNYAHNAAVMETGKGELVPYKRPPKEAQGKDFMHCAYCQGLFTRKVLWRHMRACGLQPQSVPLKPGKNRVQSMCIYTGPVPSNMTKQLWEVISAMNPDPITDVIKNDKVIIDIGQHLLNIGGLSAKNKQCVREKMRELGRLVHNARRVTSLKTMEDCINPKKYMETVKAVKYTCGYESDKFMIPSLAKKLGSSLVKVSKFLKAQGLISNDEELVKNASEFQHVHQEKWNEMILATALRNIREGKCNVPTLIPFTEDVQKMHTFINQVQDNWYKLLSESPSAKAWMELAKVCLAQIVLFNRHRGGEVASMHLSAYLSRDASDPHEDVEWALSEVEKNLCRHFSRIIIRGKHGRLVPILLTPKMLCALELLVKQREPCGVIKDNVYMFARPEAMTHFRGSDCLRGFAKACGAKCPKSLTSTRVRKHIAVLSTVLNMTDTEMDQLANFLGHNIKIHHEFCRLPEKTLQLAKICKVLMALEQGRLAEFYGKNLDEIVINPDEKLLESGWEVRSVQEGHCSSSLYELIAGETLPPAERNEMPPPPKRQKPPDEEVPSGASAVRPSFKGKITHKKNPWQQTEVQAVERHMMRFITSFTVPAKSDCEKCLEAEPEALKNRDWKNVKFFIYNRITAYKKTLQC, translated from the exons ATGCATCATGTTCTTTCAAAGACTGACAAAACTTTCAAATTAGAAGTGAAGTATATCAGTGCAGTTAAAG GGCGTGGTCTGTTTGCGAAGGGTACCATTTGCAAAGGTGATTTTGTTGTTGAATATAGGGGAGATATAATAAATGAAGCAGAATTGCAAAGGAGGAAAAAACGTTATCACACATCCAGTGCTGCATTTATGTTTGAGTTCAAGTGGAGAACGAATACATGGTG TATTGATGCCTCTAGAGAAGATGGATCGTTTGGGCGgatagtaaatgatgaccacaaACATCCAAACTGTAAAATGGAGAAAATTGATGTGAATGGAAAACCACACCTTTGTTTGTTTGccttaaatgacattaaagaaGGAGAAGAAATTACCTATGATTATGGAGTAGAAGATTACCCATGGAGAACCCAA ACGACCAGCATTGCTGCTAATACCAGGGAAGAAGGCGAAGAAGGGAAGAAGGcaata ATAAAAGACAAAGATCTTCAAGATTCTGATGACATCTTTGATTCTACACCAGGGAGTTCAGATTTTTACTTTACGGATACTACTTCTGAAAGTGACTGTGACAGTGATGCTAGTCTTACACCAAACCAGACAAAACTTCAGCTTCTTTATGATCAACTGGATGTTGATGACTCTGGCTCAGCGAGTTCACTTGACTGTGACACAACACCAGATAAAAAGCACAGCCTTGCATCTGAAGCATCTGCAACAGAAGAACCATGTTCAAGTCAGAGCGCAATAGATGGCGTAGTTGTTAGCGCATACCAAAAAAAAGGTGTTAACAGAGTGTACAACAAGAGACATTATTGCTTGTATTGCTCTAAACCTTACGCTAAGATGGCAAGGCATCTAGAAAGTTCACATGCGAAAGAATCTGATGTGGCTAAAGCGCTAAGCTTTCCAAAAAGTTCcaaggagagaaaaaaacagcttgaTTATATTCGCAACAGAGGCAACTATGCTCACAATGCTGCTGTGATGGAAACAGGAAAGGGGGAACTAGTGCCATATAAACGACCACCTAAAGAAGCGCAGGGAAAAGATTTCATGCATTGTGCATACTGTCAAGGACTTTTTACGAGAAAGGTCCTGTGGCGACATATGCGCGCTTGTGGACTTCAACCTCAATCGGTCCCCCTCAAACCAGGGAAAAACCGTGTTCAGTCCATGTGTATATACACGGGGCCTGTGCCTTCAAACATGACTAAACAACTATGGGAAGTAATAAGTGCCATGAACCCTGACCCAATCACAgatgtaataaaaaatgacaaagtaATTATTGATATCGGTCAGCACTTGTTGAACATAGGTGGGCTATCAGCCAAGAATAAACAATGTGTGCGAGAGAAGATGCGAGAATTGGGAAGGTTGGTTCACAACGCTAGGAGAGTCACCTCCTTAAAAACAATGGAAGATTGTATAAATCCAAAAAAGTACATGGAGACTGTCAAAGCTGTCAAGTATACATGTGGGTATGAATCCGACAAGTTCATGATTCCATCACTTGCGAAGAAGCTCGGGAGCTCCCTGGTTAAAGTAAGCAAATTCTTAAAAGCTCAGGGCTTAATCTCAAATGACGAAGAGCTTGTGAAGAATGCCAGTGAGTTTCAACACGTCCATCAGGAAAAGTGGAACGAGATGATCTTAGCTACAGCATTAAGGAATATCAGGGAAGGAAAGTGCAACGTGCCCACTCTCATCCCCTTTACTGAGGACGTccaaaaaatgcatacatttatcAATCAAGTGCAAGACAATTGGTACAAATTACTCTCTGAAAGTCCCTCTGCTAAAGCCTGGATGGAGCTGGCAAAGGTTTGTCTAGCCCAGATAGTTCTCTTTAACCGGCATAGGGGAGGAGAGGTGGCAAGCATGCATTTGTCTGCGTATTTGTCAAGAGACGCTTCTGATCCGCATGAGGATGTGGAGTGGGCGCTCTCCGAAGTCGAAAAAAATCTCTGCAGACACTTCTCAAGGATTATCATCAGGGGAAAGCATGGTCGACTAGTTCCAATTCTTCTGACTCCAAAAATGCTGTGTGCCTTAGAACTCCTTGTTAAGCAGAGAGAGCCTTGTGGGGTTATAAAAGACAATGTTTATATGTTTGCAAGACCAGAAGCCATGACACATTTCCGAGGGTCAGACTGCCTCCGTGGCTTTGCAAAGGCGTGCGGTGCAAAGTGTCCCAAGTCACTGACATCTACCAGAGTACGAAAGCATATTGCAGTCCTTTCAACAGTGCTGAATATGACAGACACAGAAATGGACCAGCTGGCAAACTTTCTTGGACACAACATAAAAATCCATCATGAGTTCTGTCGACTCCCTGAGAAGACCCTGCAACTCGCCAAGATCTGCAAAGTACTAATGGCTCTCGAACAAGGAAGATTAGCTGAGTTCTATGGCAAGAACTTGGATGAAATTGTGATAAATCCTGATG AAAAACTTCTGGAAAGTGGTTGGGAAGTCAGGAGCGTACAGGAGGGACACTGTTCATCTTCTCTTTATG AACTAATTGCGGGGGAGACGCTTCCTCCTGCTGAGAGGAATGAAATGCCACCACCACCCAAAAGACAAAAACCACCGGATGAAGAGGTTCCTTCAGGAGCCAGTGCTGTGAGGCCATCGTTTAAAG GTAAAATTACCCATAAGAAAAATCCCTGGCAGCAGACAGAGGTGCAGGCGGTGGAAAGGCACATGATGCGATTCATCACGTCTTTTACTGTACCCGCAAAGAGTGACTGTGAGAAGTGTTTAGAGGCTGAACCAGAAGCCCTAAAGAACCGGGACTGGAAGAACGtgaaattttttatatataatcgCATTACAGCCTATAAAAAGACTTTGCAATGCTAA